One Glycine soja cultivar W05 chromosome 2, ASM419377v2, whole genome shotgun sequence genomic region harbors:
- the LOC114386826 gene encoding transmembrane emp24 domain-containing protein p24delta9-like, which yields MLGLIPPPHLLLLLIIGLFSYSVQSLRFELQSGQAKCIAEDIRSNAMTVGNYSITNPLIDQPLPDSHTVSVRVTSRVGNNLYHQSEHVQSGHFAFVAVENGDYIACFWTTNHEPQITITIDFDWRAGVAAKDWSNVAKKSHIDKMVLELQILQEVASSITEETIYLRKQEEELELHDSTTNTCMFWLSLLSFFICMSVAGLQLWHLKTFFQKNKIL from the exons ATGCTAGGACTAATCCCACCACCCcatttgcttcttcttctaattaTTGGACTTTTTTCATACTCAGTTCAATCGCTAAGGTTTGAATTGCAATCTGGCCAGGCCAAATGCATAGCCGAAGACATAAGAAGCAATGCAATGACAGTGGGCAATTACAGCATCACCAATCCCCTCATCGATCAACCCTTGCCCGATTCACACACAGTCAGCGTTCGG GTGACTTCGAGGGTTGGAAACAATCTTTATCACCAGAGTGAGCATGTTCAATCGGGGCATTTTGCATTTGTGGCAGTGGAGAATGGTGACTACATTGCATGTTTCTGGACTACCAATCATGAACCGCAGATAACGATAACTATTGATTTCGATTGGAGAGCAGGTGTAGCTGCCAAGGATTGGTCCAATGTTGCAAAGAAAAGCCATATCGAT AAAATGGTTCTAGAGCTACAAATTTTGCAGGAAGTTGCCTCTTCCATTACTGAGGAGACTATTTATCTTCGTAAACA agaagaagaattggagcTGCATGACTCCACAACCAACACCTGTATGTTCTGGTTGAgcttgctttcattttttatctgcATGTCAGTAGCAGGGTTGCAACTATGGcacttgaagaccttctttcagaaaaataaaatcctcTAA